The following coding sequences lie in one Rutidosis leptorrhynchoides isolate AG116_Rl617_1_P2 chromosome 4, CSIRO_AGI_Rlap_v1, whole genome shotgun sequence genomic window:
- the LOC139843616 gene encoding protein LOWER TEMPERATURE 1-like, which translates to MDGASTPSKNPNGASKLLLNLPSKGLFSSPTISSNLGGMRVYVTDHETSPPENQLIKTDQVNILIRSLLLKQHKGGSTSKSVKGVTTLDLSRKRAPERADGRASAKRAASTTQNGSRQDASKSQLPENLQSLTVERLRALLKERGLSVRGKKDELIGRLRATTSSASSSAANS; encoded by the exons ATGGACGGCGCTTCAACACCGTCAAAAAACCCTAACGGCGCTTCAAAGCTCCTTCTCAATCTTCCATCTAAAGGCCTCTTCTCATCTCCTACCATATCTTCAAATTTG GGTGGAATGCGAGTGTACGTAACTGACCATGAGACATCACCACCAG AAAATCAGCTTATAAAGACAGATCAGGTTAACATACTGATTAGATCTCTTCTGCTTAAGCAACATAAGGGTGGATCAACTTCTAAGAGTGTGAAGGGAGTAACCACACTTGACCTCTCACGAAAGag AGCCCCTGAAAGAGCTGATGGCAGAGCTTCTGCCAAACGGGCAGCATCCACCACCCAAAATGGTTCCCGCCAAG ATGCATCGAAATCACAATTACCTGAAAATCTTCAAAGTTTGACCGTGGAGAGACTTCGTGCACTTTTGAAAGAGAGAGGTCTATCCGTAAGAGGGAAGAAG GATGAATTGATTGGACGGTTGAGAGCTACGACCAGTTCAGCCAGCTCATCGGCAGCCAACTCATGA